tattatatcgtgtattatatatatttttattttaaaaccgTGACCGTTAGATCTCGACATCCGCCGCATCAGAACCCTTCTTCGCCACAAGGATCCGTCAATAACGACCCACAACTTGCTCCTCGAGAGAACGGAAGGTGTTGCCTCCTCCGTTGGATAAAGCTCTAGTGAGAATTAGATTTCGACAATAACTAGATTCCGTTCTCCGTTGGAGCAAGTTGTGGGTTGTTAGTGACGGATCCTTGCAGCGAAGAAGTGTTCTGATGTGGCGGGTGTCGAGATCGTTGTCACGGTTATGAAAGATATGGTTGGACGGtgagaaagttaaaaaaacatatataatacacGATATAAGAATTTGTGTTTCATTAATGGTTAATAAATCTACCTAGTTGGTTATGCATTGTTGTTTGCGGCTTTGATGTCTCGAGTTCGAATCCACgtaatatcttttatttataaaaacaaaaaaaccttcgTACGGAAAATTAACTCCGTTAACGAAACTTAACAACGTGCTTGAAATGGCCAGGTCAATGAAACtttactattttatcaaaaagtcATACTAAACTTTGGGATTCAAACAACATCTCGAAAGTTCATGCTTTTTtcgtcccaaatttgaaagttggagATTTTTATGGCATTTTTCCCATTTTAGTTTCTTACTCTCaggatttttatttatatttatattttataatgattCTTACAACAATGGAAGATGGTTCAAGTCTCTTCTGACATATAAGTTTCAGTAGCAGAGACATACTAATCGCCGTTACACTTCTTGAAACATTTTGGAGGTCTATGATTGGAGATTCTGAGAAGAGTTTCCTCTGCAACTAGACCAATACTCATCAACAAGCTTGGAGAAGTAAGAATCAGTCTCCATTAGCCTTGAAGGCTCGTCGTACTCCACTAGATTACCTGTCAACACCAAAGCCCATAATATTGGTCAATGATAACATGTTATAGAGATTGAAAGGCAGAGTTAGTTGGTTCATTAGAGAGAAGAATGTTGTTTACCAAAGGAGAGAACCATGACCATGTCACTATCTATGACAGTTGGTACTCTATGTGCAACAGTTATCACCGTGCAATCTGCAAACTCCTCTCTTATGATTCTCTGAATGATTGCATCAGTGGCTGAATCAATGGAAGCTGTAGCTTCATCTAACAccaagattttgtttctctttaacaGTACTCTACCGAGACAAAACAGTTGTCTCTGTCCCACGCTCCAGTTCTCTCCTTCATCACTCACTATTATTTTCGTCCCACCAATAACAAAAGATAAACATAAGTGTAACGCCCATTTTGTGAAGTGAAATGAAAACACTACTGTTTTTCAATTACCTGAGGAATCAAGCTTATTAGGCAGATTGGTAATCGTCGTCTTGAGCTGACACTTCCCAAGAGCCTGCAAAAATAAATGGTGTTATTAGGAAGGTTTTCAATCTTTTGGTTTATAAATCTCattcttgtttcttatttcacCTTCCATATCTCATCGTCGGAGTAAACACCTAAAGGATCAAGGTTGGTCCTTATGCAGCCACGGAAAAGAGTTGGTTCTTGAGGAATGATGCTCAGTTTCATTCTCAGGTCCTTTAGGCCAATCTTACTTATGTCAATGCCATCAATCAATATGCAACCACTTGCTGGTTCTACCAAACGAAACAAAGCACTGATTAAAGTGCTCTTCCCACTTCCTGTTCTCCCAACAACTCCTACTCTTGTCCCTTCCCTGAATGTGCAAGAGATTCCTTTGAGAACTAATGGAGCATTTGGGCGATATCTTAtctgaaacaaataaatcacgCAAATCAATGCCTTTAGCATAATTACTAGTTATTACTNGAGTTTCATTCTCAGGTCCTTTAGGCCAATCTTACTTATGTCAATGCCATCAATCAATATGCAACCACTTGCTGGTTCTACCAAACGAAACAAAGCACTGATTAAAGTGCTCTTCCCACTTCCTGTTCTCCCAACAACTCCTACTCTTGTCCCTTCCCTGAATGTGCAAGAGATTCCTTTGAGAACTAATGGAGCATTGGGGCGATATCTTAtctgaaacaaataaatgacGCATATCAATGCCTTTAGCATAATTATTACTATCATCTAGTAACATTCTATATGTTTTCTTCTAACCTTAAGATCTTGCAAGTGAATTGTACCAGTGGAAGGCCATGAGGAAGGTGGTCTTCTGTCCTCCACAATTGCAGGAGCTTCTTCTGGTATattcatatattgttttatcCTCTCTACTGATATGATTGAATTCGATAAGGTGCAATACCATCGGGTCAGAAACACCTGAGTTAGTGTCAGTGTTAATGCATAGGAGAGTGAAAGCCCAACGAGGCCTGCAACACATACGCACAAGTTCATGCAGAACCTTTCAGTTTGATGAATACaacatatttttatcaaacaaagcTGTGATGTGATGAGTTAAATAATTCATGTACCTGGAGATATGTAGCCTTTAGAGATAAGGATAAGCAGAAGTGCAAAAGTGAACAACGTCACATTCTGCAGAGTCTCTATTCTCAGAATAACCCATTCCATGGCTGCATTAGACAGAAAGAATAGGACGGCATCTGCATCAACTAGGTGTAAGTAGTTTTTGAAGAATCTCTCTGCCGTTCCAAAAGCTCGTATTGTCACTACTCCAAGTGAGGTTTCTACAGCATAATTCATCACTGGAGCTTTGGTTGTTCCATTGATTCTAATCAGCTCCCTTGCAGAGGCTAAATagtaatccttttttttttcaacgaaGAAGCGGATGTTAATTATGACTTCTTTGCTGCATAAACGAActgaaaaagaagtaaaatcGCAACATGTACCTGAACAACTTTCGTGGCTGCCAAAGCAAGAAGAGCTATGATAATTACTTGCCATGTCACATATGTCATGATGATAAGAGCTGTAACGAGATCAATAGCCGCTGATACCACAAATATGAATGCAAATGGGATGTCAAAGTCCAAGACGTTCAAATCAGACGAAGCCTGCAAAATGTTACATTCAACTACATCATACACTGTAAATGTATTCATATACATGATTCATAGACAGGAAAAGCGGTCGTACTCGAGTGAGAATGCGCCCAATGGGAGTAGAATCAAAAAAGAGCATCGGAGCTTTGAATACTGCATTTGTGAAACCAGAGAAGAAGGCTTCAGAAGCTTTTAGTCCAAGATGAGCAATCGTAACAGCTCTCGCGTATACAAACCCAGAACTAAGAGTTGAGATAATGCTATAGACTCCAATAAGCATTGTATTAGTGAGTTTAGGGATCCCTATGGCAAAAGCCAGCCAGTATGTTGATGCAGCCTGGAAAACTACAAAGCCAACCTGACTCAATACACTTGACCATAGAAGACAGCATCCTCGAGAGACATGGACATAGTCCAAGAAAGGTTTCAACCCAACATCACcgctctctttttcttcttcttgtgtaaGTTGTACCCCTGGAACATCCGTTGTGTTGATCTCTTCTTCGATTTTTTCTACAAATGACATGTTTCTTATCTCACTGTCTTGACCCCCTTTCCTAAGATCTCCGAGGCTCTCATTACTCGCTAAAGGTAATACAGTTACTGCATCATTATGAGCATTCACAAGCTGTTGGAATGCAGTCCCCATCATTAAGAGCTCTTCATACTTTCCTAACTGTGTAATTCTTCCTTCCTCCATACCCTGATCAGTATCATtaatgaattaataatttaacgATCAAGACGTAGACAAGGTTTTTTTCACTAGGTGCCACTCAGGTTTTACCAGAATTTGATCAACTTCTGAGAGAAACTCGACTTGGTGAGTGACTAGAATGACAGTTTTTTCCTTCAGCGCATCCTCAACACATTTCTGTAGTCACAGTTCAACATATTAAGAAGCAGTCAATAAGAAAAGCTTCTTTGAAAGCAATGTTCTTACTTACATGGAAAAGAATCCCAGCTGTATGTGCATCCACAGCACTAAAAGGGTCATCAAGGAGGTAAACATCAGCGTCTGCATAGACAGCACGTGCAAGCTGAACCCTTTGCTTTTGTCCTCCGCTCAAGTTAATCCCTCTTTGTCCTATTTCTGTGAGGTCACCATGTCCAAATCCATTTATGTCTTTATCCAAAGCACATGCTTCTATAGCAGCATTGTATCTTCCAGCTTCCATGGGCTTCCCGTAGAGAATATTGTCCCGGATGGTACCACTTTGAATCCACGAGGTCTGAGAAACATAAGCAATGGACCCAGAGACCTTTACCTGTTTTTCAATTGGAAAATATCAAGGAAGCATTTTGTGACAAAATATTTACACTAAAAACAAAGTTAAAGTCAGTCTTGGTGGCTATTTTGCTTACGGTTCCAGAAACTTTAGGTATTTCTCCAAGTACTGCATGCAACAGTGATGATTTTCCTGCCCCAACTGGTCCACAAACCGCAACTTTTTGCCCATGCTTAATTTCCAAATGTATATTTC
The Camelina sativa cultivar DH55 chromosome 15, Cs, whole genome shotgun sequence DNA segment above includes these coding regions:
- the LOC104748388 gene encoding ABC transporter C family member 8-like, which codes for MVTEPPPSQNLVFRAVAKVYFKENIFIAVCAFFRTVAVVSLPLMLYVFVDYANSDHRDLRNGFFNLACLVMLKLVESLSMRHWYFASRRSGMRIRSALMVAAYKKQLKLSSLGRKRHSSGEIVNYIAVDAYRMGEFLWWFHSGWSLTLQLLLSTAVLFGVVGAGAFPGLILLLLCGLLNLPFAKMLQNCQTQFMIAQDKRLRSTSEILNSMKVIKLQSWEEEFKKKIESCRDDEFIWLAKAQLTKAFGTFLYWMSPTIVSSVVFVGCALFKSVPLNASTIFTVLATLRVLAEPVRTIPEAISAIIQVNVSFNRLSNFLLDDELKTDEIERSGLEKSGTTVAIQAGNFNWDPETKIPTLRNIHLEIKHGQKVAVCGPVGAGKSSLLHAVLGEIPKVSGTVKVSGSIAYVSQTSWIQSGTIRDNILYGKPMEAGRYNAAIEACALDKDINGFGHGDLTEIGQRGINLSGGQKQRVQLARAVYADADVYLLDDPFSAVDAHTAGILFHKCVEDALKEKTVILVTHQVEFLSEVDQILGMEEGRITQLGKYEELLMMGTAFQQLVNAHNDAVTVLPLASNESLGDLRKGGQDSEIRNMSFVEKIEEEINTTDVPGVQLTQEEEKESGDVGLKPFLDYVHVSRGCCLLWSSVLSQVGFVVFQAASTYWLAFAIGIPKLTNTMLIGVYSIISTLSSGFVYARAVTIAHLGLKASEAFFSGFTNAVFKAPMLFFDSTPIGRILTRASSDLNVLDFDIPFAFIFVVSAAIDLVTALIIMTYVTWQVIIIALLALAATKVVQDYYLASARELIRINGTTKAPVMNYAVETSLGVVTIRAFGTAERFFKNYLHLVDADAVLFFLSNAAMEWVILRIETLQNVTLFTFALLLILISKGYISPGLVGLSLSYALTLTLTQVFLTRWYCTLSNSIISVERIKQYMNIPEEAPAIVEDRRPPSSWPSTGTIHLQDLKIRYRPNAPLVLKGISCTFREGTRVGVVGRTGSGKSTLISALFRLVEPASGCILIDGIDISKIGLKDLRMKLSIIPQEPTLFRGCIRTNLDPLGVYSDDEIWKALGKCQLKTTITNLPNKLDSSVSDEGENWSVGQRQLFCLGRVLLKRNKILVLDEATASIDSATDAIIQRIIREEFADCTVITVAHRVPTVIDSDMVMVLSFGNLVEYDEPSRLMETDSYFSKLVDEYWSSCRGNSSQNLQS